A DNA window from Candidatus Protochlamydia naegleriophila contains the following coding sequences:
- the mraY gene encoding phospho-N-acetylmuramoyl-pentapeptide-transferase: MILFIIDYLKEAWALKVPAVFTYYSTRMILAAITSLLLSIFLGPYFIRKLYEMKIGQSIRKDECPLLGQLHEKKQNTPTMGGILILFSMVVSLLLWMDLTHVFTLILLITTFFLGLIGGRDDYLKLKYKNTKGMSAKGKLFFQFILSAAIASYFLINPINEAIEMGTWFRPPVIKEHVKNEQSKSEPGADHMPQTKGISLKDYASRLYIPFFKEPVVIFGGLSLLLMAFFMFFVITGSSNAANLTDGLDGLLAGCLIMAAGSLGLIAFVSNNLDIAGYLNILYIEGSGEIAIYLCALIGASLGFLWYNSHPAQVFMGDTGSLTLGGILGVSAVLLRREFLLGIVGGVFVAEALSVILQVASYRLRNKKRIFLCAPLHHHFEYKGWPETKVVIRFWIISLLFAIIGIASLKFQ, encoded by the coding sequence ATGATTTTATTTATTATCGACTATTTAAAAGAGGCCTGGGCTTTAAAAGTACCGGCTGTTTTTACCTATTATTCAACGCGCATGATTTTGGCGGCTATTACCTCGCTTCTGCTGAGCATTTTTTTAGGCCCTTATTTTATTCGCAAACTCTATGAAATGAAGATTGGGCAGTCTATTCGCAAAGATGAATGCCCTCTCCTTGGCCAATTGCATGAGAAGAAGCAAAATACGCCGACGATGGGGGGAATTTTAATTCTTTTTTCCATGGTTGTCTCACTACTATTGTGGATGGACCTCACCCATGTTTTTACCCTGATACTGTTGATCACGACTTTTTTCTTAGGCCTGATTGGAGGAAGAGACGACTATCTCAAATTGAAGTATAAAAATACGAAAGGGATGTCGGCAAAAGGGAAGCTGTTTTTTCAGTTTATTTTATCGGCTGCAATTGCCTCTTACTTTTTAATCAATCCGATCAACGAAGCAATCGAGATGGGAACATGGTTTCGTCCTCCCGTGATCAAAGAGCATGTCAAGAATGAGCAGAGCAAAAGCGAGCCCGGTGCAGATCATATGCCCCAAACAAAGGGGATAAGTTTAAAAGACTATGCTTCTCGCCTATACATTCCTTTCTTCAAAGAGCCGGTCGTCATTTTTGGAGGGCTTTCATTGCTTCTCATGGCTTTCTTTATGTTCTTTGTGATTACCGGATCTTCGAATGCGGCTAATTTAACGGACGGCTTAGATGGCTTGCTTGCTGGGTGCTTAATCATGGCAGCGGGCTCGCTTGGGTTGATTGCTTTTGTCTCCAATAATTTAGACATAGCGGGCTATCTTAACATCCTCTACATCGAAGGGAGTGGAGAAATTGCCATTTACTTATGCGCTCTCATTGGTGCAAGTTTGGGATTTTTGTGGTACAATAGTCATCCAGCCCAGGTCTTTATGGGGGATACGGGTTCTTTGACACTCGGCGGCATTTTGGGGGTGTCTGCGGTTCTCCTTCGAAGAGAATTTTTGCTTGGCATTGTCGGTGGTGTTTTTGTTGCCGAAGCCTTGTCGGTCATTCTTCAGGTAGCCAGCTACCGCTTGCGCAATAAGAAACGGATCTTTCTTTGTGCCCCTTTGCATCATCATTTTGAATACAAAGGATGGCCTGAAACCAAGGTTGTAATACGTTTTTGGATTATCAGCCTGCTTTTTGCAATCATTGGCATTGCCTCATTAAAATTCCAGTAA
- the ftsW gene encoding putative lipid II flippase FtsW, whose amino-acid sequence MSTFYRPLLLFCVASIFAMGLVMIFNTTSAEVLDHALDRSTHQALFKQIIYCLVGLAMAGGVWYVGYQKMIAWSPYLLGFFCFLLLLTLIPGIGKEVNGSRRWIGAGGLYFQPSEFVKYVVPAYFCYCLQGIDGSTLELRSFLKIIGKIGVPILLILVEPNNGTAGVIGLLVVVMCVMTRIRFKYWALPLSIFLVIGAVSAYNLPYVSARLKVYLHPELDLRGKGHQPYQAKIAAGSGQLFGRGPGNSLQKLSYLPEAQNDYIAAIYAEEFGFLGIVSLIVLYMIIGYVGFYIAHTTFDRSGFYFATAITFLICFQAFMNLGVVSGLLPSTGLNLPFFSQGGTSLMANIMGLGLLLNIAHSQKEQQCQNGFS is encoded by the coding sequence ATGAGTACCTTTTACCGACCTCTGCTTCTCTTTTGCGTGGCCTCTATCTTTGCGATGGGTCTAGTCATGATTTTCAATACGACCTCAGCAGAAGTATTGGATCATGCTTTGGACCGGAGCACCCATCAGGCCTTATTTAAGCAAATTATTTACTGTTTAGTAGGGCTTGCTATGGCGGGCGGTGTCTGGTATGTGGGGTATCAAAAGATGATTGCTTGGAGCCCCTATTTGCTTGGCTTCTTTTGCTTCTTGCTGCTTTTGACCCTTATTCCAGGGATTGGTAAAGAGGTGAATGGTTCGCGGCGCTGGATCGGAGCCGGGGGGCTTTACTTTCAACCCTCTGAATTTGTCAAATATGTGGTGCCGGCCTATTTTTGTTACTGCTTGCAAGGCATTGATGGCTCGACGCTTGAATTGCGCAGCTTTCTTAAAATCATTGGCAAAATAGGTGTTCCCATTTTACTTATTCTCGTCGAGCCAAATAACGGCACGGCGGGGGTCATTGGCCTCTTGGTTGTCGTCATGTGCGTGATGACGCGTATTCGTTTTAAGTATTGGGCCTTACCTCTCTCGATTTTTCTGGTAATCGGGGCGGTTTCAGCCTATAACTTGCCTTATGTTTCTGCCCGCTTGAAAGTTTACTTGCATCCTGAGCTTGACCTCCGAGGGAAGGGGCACCAACCCTATCAAGCCAAGATTGCGGCTGGATCGGGTCAGTTATTTGGAAGAGGGCCAGGCAATAGTTTGCAGAAGCTCAGCTATCTTCCCGAGGCTCAAAACGACTATATCGCAGCGATTTATGCCGAAGAATTTGGATTCTTAGGAATTGTCAGTCTCATCGTTCTCTATATGATCATTGGCTATGTCGGATTTTATATCGCGCATACGACGTTTGACAGGAGCGGATTTTACTTTGCAACGGCGATTACATTTTTGATCTGCTTTCAAGCGTTCATGAACCTCGGAGTCGTTTCAGGACTCCTGCCGAGTACTGGACTCAATTTGCCTTTTTTCAGTCAGGGCGGAACCTCTTTAATGGCCAATATCATGGGACTTGGGCTTTTATTAAACATTGCACATAGCCAAAAGGAACAACAATGTCAAAACGGATTCTCATAA
- a CDS encoding acyl-CoA desaturase — MKIKEFNWGPGLFLIIYQTLLLISLPFYFYYAPPSWGMVAVSVVLLYLTGLSITAGYHRFYSHRSYKAKPVVEAALLFFGSMAGQGSALRWSFDHRLHHAHVDTDEDPYSIKKGFWYAHFLWILEKQKKIDPKVVPDLLRNPLVQFQHKYDFLLMITTNVIAFFFVGWLLDDYVGAFFLACWTRLFALHHFTWFINSLAHTWGDRPFCQEQSAVNNYVIALLTFGEGYHNYHHTFANDYRNGIRWYHFDPTKWLIWSLNKVGLTTGLKRMDAYTIKKRMVLERQQLLLDRVCDLWYVKKDELEKTVLELSDRLVAKIAEFNKLRDDYRAARREGQERERLKEVKLELAKLKKSLKADWRLWIKLSRNILKLKPLNI, encoded by the coding sequence GTGAAAATTAAAGAATTTAACTGGGGACCAGGCCTGTTTTTGATCATCTATCAAACGCTGCTTCTGATCAGCCTTCCGTTCTACTTTTATTATGCTCCGCCGAGTTGGGGCATGGTTGCCGTTTCGGTCGTTCTTCTTTACTTAACCGGATTGAGCATCACGGCTGGCTACCACCGCTTCTATTCTCATCGCAGTTATAAGGCAAAACCGGTCGTCGAAGCGGCTCTTTTATTTTTCGGATCGATGGCAGGGCAAGGCAGCGCTTTACGCTGGTCTTTCGATCACCGTCTCCACCACGCTCACGTAGATACAGATGAAGATCCTTATTCGATTAAAAAGGGATTTTGGTATGCCCATTTTCTGTGGATTCTGGAAAAACAAAAGAAGATAGATCCGAAAGTCGTTCCAGATCTCTTGCGCAATCCCCTGGTTCAGTTTCAACACAAGTACGACTTCCTATTGATGATTACAACTAACGTCATTGCCTTTTTCTTTGTAGGATGGCTACTAGACGACTATGTGGGTGCTTTTTTCCTTGCTTGCTGGACTCGCCTCTTTGCCCTTCATCACTTTACATGGTTCATCAACTCATTGGCTCATACCTGGGGCGACCGCCCTTTTTGCCAAGAGCAGTCGGCCGTTAATAACTATGTGATTGCCCTTTTAACCTTTGGAGAAGGATATCATAACTACCACCACACCTTCGCCAATGATTATCGCAATGGAATCCGCTGGTACCATTTTGATCCAACTAAATGGTTGATTTGGTCCCTGAATAAGGTTGGCTTGACCACTGGATTAAAGCGAATGGATGCCTATACCATTAAAAAACGCATGGTGCTCGAAAGACAGCAGCTACTGCTTGATCGCGTGTGTGATTTGTGGTACGTCAAAAAAGATGAACTCGAAAAAACTGTTTTGGAGCTATCGGATCGCCTAGTAGCCAAAATTGCCGAGTTCAATAAACTGCGCGATGATTATCGCGCCGCTCGCCGCGAAGGCCAAGAGCGCGAAAGACTAAAAGAAGTCAAGCTTGAATTGGCCAAGCTCAAGAAAAGCCTCAAAGCCGACTGGCGTCTGTGGATTAAGCTTTCACGCAATATCTTGAAGCTAAAGCCCCTTAATATTTGA
- a CDS encoding UDP-N-acetylmuramoyl-tripeptide--D-alanyl-D-alanine ligase — protein MRSMTWKQIAQFLNCPEPHQREIVQGFCVDTRLLKPGEVFVALVGTRVDGHAYLEEAQKKGALAAIVGNSYRGPNYGLHLFHVADPLDALQELARAVLANGRSQIVAVTGSVGKTTTKEFIKSLLSSRYAVAASPGNSNSQVGVPLSVLNHTTGNEEILVLEMGMTEPGQLARLVQIAPPDVAVLTTAALVHACNFASLEAIALTKAEIFSHSQTKLGILHYDLSNLTTLSEVGSCPKISFSTTSSDADYSLDRVMDNTLRVKGGKETFRLGHIHVPGAHNVHNALAAVVVARYFGLSWEEIKTGLAMLRLPEKRLQVVQREGVVFLNDSYNASEVSTKAALETLPEPVGEGCKVAVLGSMMELGQFSNDCHKRVGEFALDRVAKVMCLGEECRPIYDVWKKAGRSVELFLDRAALVAHLRQVLKPSDVVLLKGSRSKELWKVLEEL, from the coding sequence ATGAGATCGATGACTTGGAAACAGATAGCTCAGTTTTTAAATTGTCCTGAGCCACATCAACGAGAAATCGTGCAAGGATTTTGCGTTGACACGCGTCTCTTAAAGCCAGGAGAGGTTTTTGTGGCTTTAGTAGGGACTCGGGTGGATGGGCATGCTTATTTAGAGGAAGCTCAAAAAAAAGGGGCTTTAGCTGCTATTGTGGGAAACTCTTATCGCGGGCCAAATTATGGGTTGCACTTATTTCATGTCGCAGACCCACTTGATGCTTTGCAGGAGCTGGCAAGAGCTGTCTTAGCAAACGGTCGCAGCCAAATTGTGGCGGTGACTGGATCTGTTGGTAAAACGACGACAAAAGAGTTTATTAAGTCTTTGCTCTCCTCGCGCTATGCAGTGGCAGCTTCTCCTGGCAATAGCAATTCTCAAGTGGGCGTTCCATTATCCGTTTTGAATCATACAACGGGCAATGAAGAAATTTTGGTACTAGAAATGGGGATGACAGAGCCCGGTCAGCTTGCGCGACTCGTTCAAATAGCTCCACCAGACGTTGCGGTCTTGACAACAGCGGCTTTAGTACATGCCTGCAATTTTGCTAGCCTGGAGGCGATAGCTTTGACTAAGGCTGAAATTTTTTCACATTCCCAAACAAAACTTGGCATCCTGCACTACGATCTTTCTAATTTAACAACCCTATCTGAAGTGGGTTCATGCCCTAAAATTTCTTTTTCGACGACCTCTTCAGATGCCGACTACAGTCTAGATAGAGTCATGGATAATACCCTAAGGGTGAAAGGTGGAAAAGAAACTTTCCGGCTTGGACACATACATGTGCCTGGCGCACATAACGTTCATAATGCCTTAGCGGCAGTTGTTGTGGCTCGTTATTTTGGCTTGAGCTGGGAAGAGATCAAAACAGGGCTTGCCATGCTGAGACTTCCTGAAAAGCGATTGCAGGTGGTGCAAAGAGAAGGTGTGGTTTTTCTGAACGATTCTTACAACGCTTCCGAAGTATCGACCAAAGCAGCCCTTGAAACTCTACCAGAGCCGGTAGGAGAAGGATGTAAGGTGGCAGTGCTTGGGAGCATGATGGAGCTTGGACAATTTTCAAATGATTGCCATAAAAGAGTTGGCGAATTTGCTTTAGACCGAGTGGCGAAAGTGATGTGCTTGGGCGAGGAATGCCGTCCTATTTACGACGTTTGGAAGAAGGCCGGAAGATCTGTCGAGTTGTTTCTTGATCGTGCAGCACTGGTTGCTCATTTGAGACAGGTTTTAAAGCCGTCTGATGTGGTTTTATTGAAGGGATCGCGATCTAAAGAGTTGTGGAAGGTATTAGAAGAGCTATAG
- the murD gene encoding UDP-N-acetylmuramoyl-L-alanine--D-glutamate ligase, producing the protein MVLATYQGKRVLVIGLGLSGRSAANFLLKLGAEVHGVDRNATMLETHPDLLAIKQEGLKIKLDHEMNDLAGFDLVVLSPGISTSHPLAVKALQMGIELIGEIELGCRAAHHSMIGITGTNGKTTVTLLITHVLNQSGLLAKALGNVGVPFTQEILTLKPEEIAVLELSSYQLETLQQKILDEALILNVTPDHLDRYGTMQKYAEAKFGIERSMKNGGSLFVERETKEAYGHLLEGQLVSSYGYTADCTVYTDLECVFLNGQAMFTLPPALRGKQSHDVENLLAAYAVCSRRGISAQQFLQAYATFKKPSHRIEFVLERDGVRYYDDSKGTNIDAVMRAVQSLDGMIILIAGGVDKGASYTPWIQLFKDRVKLICAIGQAADKIKGQLSHQIPVHISTTLDLAIQHAAGLAKKGEIVLLSPGCASFDMFRDYVHRGEEFQRLVRQL; encoded by the coding sequence ATGGTTTTGGCAACCTATCAAGGCAAAAGAGTTCTCGTCATCGGCCTCGGGCTTAGCGGTCGCTCTGCGGCCAACTTCCTGCTTAAATTGGGAGCAGAGGTGCATGGCGTCGATCGCAATGCTACTATGCTTGAGACCCATCCAGACTTATTAGCGATCAAGCAAGAAGGCTTAAAAATTAAGCTCGATCATGAGATGAACGATTTAGCAGGTTTTGATTTAGTCGTTCTTTCGCCCGGGATCTCAACCTCACATCCCTTGGCAGTCAAGGCTTTACAGATGGGGATTGAACTGATTGGGGAGATTGAGCTTGGGTGCCGTGCTGCCCATCATTCTATGATTGGCATAACTGGAACGAATGGCAAGACGACTGTCACCTTACTGATCACTCATGTGCTCAACCAAAGCGGCCTTTTGGCAAAGGCGCTTGGTAATGTGGGCGTTCCTTTTACGCAAGAAATTTTAACTCTGAAGCCGGAAGAAATCGCCGTGTTAGAGTTGAGCTCTTATCAGCTTGAAACGCTTCAGCAAAAAATCTTGGATGAGGCCCTTATTTTGAATGTGACTCCCGATCACCTGGACCGTTATGGGACAATGCAAAAATATGCGGAAGCAAAGTTTGGGATTGAACGGTCTATGAAAAATGGCGGAAGTTTATTTGTCGAGCGAGAAACGAAAGAAGCTTATGGACATTTATTAGAGGGACAATTGGTTTCCTCGTACGGGTATACAGCCGACTGCACTGTTTATACCGACCTGGAATGTGTCTTTCTTAATGGGCAGGCAATGTTTACCTTGCCTCCCGCTTTAAGAGGAAAGCAGAGCCATGATGTCGAAAATCTTTTGGCCGCCTATGCTGTTTGCTCAAGGAGAGGAATCAGCGCCCAGCAATTTTTACAAGCTTATGCCACTTTTAAAAAACCGTCCCATCGGATTGAGTTCGTCCTGGAAAGAGATGGGGTGCGCTATTATGACGACAGTAAAGGAACTAATATTGATGCCGTCATGCGTGCCGTTCAATCTCTTGATGGAATGATTATTTTAATTGCTGGCGGGGTCGATAAAGGTGCTTCTTATACTCCTTGGATTCAGTTGTTTAAAGATCGGGTAAAATTGATTTGTGCAATTGGGCAGGCTGCTGATAAGATAAAGGGTCAACTTTCACATCAAATTCCGGTGCATATTTCAACGACTCTTGACCTGGCCATTCAACATGCTGCCGGTTTGGCTAAAAAAGGTGAGATTGTTTTGCTCTCTCCTGGCTGCGCAAGTTTTGATATGTTTAGAGACTATGTGCATCGAGGGGAAGAGTTTCAACGCCTTGTACGGCAACTTTAA
- the murC gene encoding UDP-N-acetylmuramate--L-alanine ligase, whose protein sequence is MSDNYHFIGIGGIGMSGLARILLHQNIAVTGSDIAFNYTIDGLIKAGATIHKGQAASNITAGTTVIYSSDIKADNPEYNAAVSLQCPLLHRSDLLAHLIKDKCSLAVAGTHGKTTTSSLLATVLWEAGLDPSFAVGGMLPQFQTNSHWGQSNLFAFEADESDGSFLKYAPFGAIVTNIDNDHLSAYNGSTAVLIEAFRTFISQVKSLEHLFWCGDDAHLMHLNVGGQSYGFGKYCDWRISNVQQKDFQLFFDLEGPGKVYSEIALNLSGVHNALNAAAVFALAMALKVPEESIRNSFKNFKGVLRRCERKGEFDGTLFIDDYAHHPTEILTTLQGIRNAIQSKRLIAVFQPHRYSRTQDCLGQYGQIFASADEVIVTDIYGAGEAPISGLSHEQIIQEIRQASAASVQYVPRPALGHKLSQFVQPQDVVVTLGAGDITKVAGEALALLENSRFTLDGQPSLSY, encoded by the coding sequence ATGTCTGACAATTATCATTTTATTGGAATTGGTGGCATTGGCATGAGCGGCCTGGCTCGCATTCTGTTGCATCAAAATATTGCGGTCACGGGAAGTGATATTGCTTTTAATTACACGATTGACGGGTTGATCAAGGCGGGAGCTACGATCCATAAAGGGCAAGCGGCTTCTAATATTACAGCTGGCACAACGGTTATTTATAGCAGCGATATCAAAGCGGATAATCCAGAATATAACGCTGCTGTATCCTTGCAATGCCCGCTTCTTCATCGCTCCGATTTATTGGCCCATTTAATCAAAGATAAATGCTCGCTTGCTGTTGCAGGCACACACGGTAAAACAACGACCTCTTCTTTGCTCGCGACCGTACTTTGGGAGGCTGGGCTAGATCCTTCATTTGCTGTTGGGGGCATGCTTCCTCAATTTCAAACTAATTCTCATTGGGGCCAGAGTAATCTTTTTGCTTTTGAAGCTGATGAAAGCGATGGGAGCTTTTTGAAGTACGCTCCTTTTGGAGCCATCGTGACAAATATTGATAATGACCACCTTAGTGCATATAACGGATCAACAGCTGTATTGATCGAAGCCTTTCGCACCTTTATCTCTCAAGTAAAGTCGCTAGAGCATTTGTTCTGGTGCGGCGATGATGCTCACTTAATGCATTTAAACGTAGGAGGGCAATCGTACGGGTTCGGCAAGTACTGCGATTGGAGAATCTCCAACGTTCAGCAAAAAGATTTTCAGCTGTTTTTTGATCTAGAGGGGCCTGGAAAAGTGTATTCCGAGATTGCATTGAATCTGAGTGGAGTGCACAATGCACTAAATGCTGCGGCTGTTTTTGCTTTGGCTATGGCTCTCAAGGTGCCTGAAGAGTCTATTCGAAACAGCTTTAAAAATTTTAAGGGTGTGCTTAGAAGGTGCGAGAGAAAGGGGGAGTTTGATGGAACTCTCTTCATCGATGACTATGCCCATCATCCGACTGAGATCTTAACGACATTGCAAGGCATTCGCAATGCAATTCAATCCAAGCGTTTAATTGCGGTTTTTCAGCCCCATCGCTACTCGCGCACACAAGATTGCCTTGGGCAGTATGGGCAGATTTTTGCATCGGCAGATGAGGTCATTGTGACCGACATTTACGGTGCAGGCGAAGCTCCCATTTCAGGCTTATCGCATGAGCAAATCATTCAGGAAATCAGGCAGGCCAGTGCAGCCTCTGTGCAATATGTACCCCGACCTGCTTTAGGGCATAAACTGAGCCAATTTGTGCAGCCTCAAGATGTTGTTGTCACGTTAGGTGCGGGTGATATCACAAAGGTGGCAGGGGAGGCGCTGGCTTTACTGGAAAATAGCCGCTTCACTTTAGATGGCCAGCCGAGTTTAAGCTACTAG
- the murG gene encoding undecaprenyldiphospho-muramoylpentapeptide beta-N-acetylglucosaminyltransferase: MSKRILITAGGTGGHVYPAQGLAQQLAKQPSSPQVLFVAGCLATNKYFDRSSFAFREVTTSPLVSRNPLKTLKGFVNLARGVWQSIQVMKEFKPDVVVGFGSYYTVPTLLAAKYLRIPIILHEANSIPGKANKWLSMLAWRIGVHFPATKALLKGDVVEVGMPLREGYQKGRIEKASALDYFQLDQECPTLLIFGGSQGAQAINRLMKGCSEKLKASRVQFIHFTGDARVVDEFKSCYEECGIKACVKPFENHMHLAWHAADLFIGRSGASTIAEAMEFEVPGILIPYPHATDQHQDKNANFFVATVGGGVKYAEAEATDQVIADVLLELVQVDRLNEMKKALAAYKQRPNRITLCELVLMERS, translated from the coding sequence ATGTCAAAACGGATTCTCATAACTGCTGGTGGAACAGGCGGACATGTGTATCCAGCTCAAGGATTGGCTCAGCAGCTTGCCAAACAACCCTCTTCTCCCCAGGTGCTATTCGTCGCAGGCTGTTTGGCTACTAACAAGTATTTTGATCGATCAAGTTTTGCCTTTCGTGAAGTCACAACGAGTCCTCTTGTCTCTCGAAATCCCTTAAAAACCTTAAAGGGTTTCGTCAATCTTGCACGTGGAGTCTGGCAAAGCATCCAAGTCATGAAAGAATTTAAGCCGGACGTTGTTGTAGGATTCGGCAGTTATTATACTGTCCCTACGTTGCTTGCGGCTAAATATCTCCGCATTCCGATCATTCTACATGAAGCCAATAGCATTCCTGGCAAGGCTAATAAATGGCTTTCAATGCTTGCCTGGCGCATAGGAGTGCATTTTCCTGCGACAAAGGCTCTTCTAAAAGGAGATGTCGTAGAAGTGGGAATGCCTTTGCGGGAAGGATATCAAAAGGGGCGAATTGAAAAGGCGAGCGCCTTGGATTACTTTCAACTGGATCAGGAGTGTCCAACGCTATTGATCTTTGGAGGTTCTCAAGGGGCTCAAGCCATTAATCGCTTGATGAAAGGATGCTCTGAAAAGCTTAAAGCGTCTCGGGTACAATTCATTCATTTTACTGGAGATGCTCGAGTCGTTGATGAATTTAAAAGCTGTTATGAAGAGTGCGGGATTAAGGCTTGCGTCAAGCCTTTCGAGAATCACATGCATTTGGCGTGGCATGCAGCCGATTTGTTTATTGGCCGATCGGGGGCCTCTACCATTGCTGAAGCGATGGAGTTTGAAGTACCTGGAATTTTGATTCCCTATCCCCATGCAACGGATCAGCATCAAGATAAGAATGCAAACTTCTTTGTTGCAACTGTCGGAGGTGGAGTCAAATATGCCGAGGCTGAGGCGACCGATCAGGTGATTGCTGATGTCTTGTTGGAGCTTGTTCAAGTCGATCGCTTGAATGAGATGAAAAAGGCTTTGGCTGCCTACAAACAAAGGCCCAATCGAATAACGCTTTGTGAACTTGTTTTAATGGAAAGGAGTTGA
- a CDS encoding LysM peptidoglycan-binding domain-containing protein, whose translation MTRKDTILIAVVINAGLLAILFATAIIYDTDKMLEQPDFNSSLADGKDGAPIDVSPNLIATGPAATVDEVDNVLKYYSQPPQSLKMESPADQYIPEPIAVQTNAPDDEDLTPEPAPIYVGKFVEVSVKKGDMLEKIARANGTTVEAIKKANQMQNERLSIGQVLKIPVKKEKTVVAAAQAPIQAKKQAEAKTSESSSAEAVYYVIKSGDNPWKVAKQFNVKYDDILRLNQLDEEKARNLKIGDRIRVK comes from the coding sequence ATGACAAGAAAAGATACCATACTCATTGCAGTTGTCATTAATGCTGGCTTATTAGCGATCTTATTTGCTACAGCGATTATTTATGATACTGACAAAATGTTAGAACAGCCCGATTTTAATTCCTCTTTGGCTGATGGCAAGGATGGGGCGCCAATTGATGTATCGCCGAATTTAATTGCAACAGGACCTGCTGCTACGGTTGATGAGGTGGATAATGTGTTGAAGTACTATTCGCAACCACCCCAATCGCTAAAAATGGAGTCACCTGCCGATCAATACATTCCAGAGCCGATCGCTGTCCAAACCAACGCTCCTGACGATGAGGATTTAACTCCAGAACCTGCTCCGATTTATGTGGGCAAGTTTGTGGAGGTCTCAGTCAAGAAAGGAGATATGTTAGAAAAGATTGCAAGAGCCAATGGAACGACTGTTGAAGCTATCAAGAAGGCCAATCAGATGCAGAATGAGCGCCTCTCTATTGGGCAGGTTTTAAAGATTCCTGTTAAAAAAGAAAAAACAGTTGTAGCCGCAGCACAAGCACCTATACAGGCTAAAAAGCAGGCAGAGGCTAAGACAAGCGAGAGTTCATCAGCTGAGGCTGTTTACTACGTGATTAAGAGCGGTGATAATCCTTGGAAAGTTGCCAAGCAATTTAATGTGAAGTATGACGATATTTTACGCTTGAATCAATTAGATGAAGAGAAAGCTCGCAATTTAAAGATAGGGGACCGCATCCGCGTCAAGTAG
- a CDS encoding F-box protein — MLKNLFSCFSCTSAHDHQLPPITPVNPSSKSQVIVLAKDKTISNLQILPNELLLRIFEFLATPKEFATVSVTCKDWYQILEKSSKDSSLESAVCFYLYQTLPKNILLPDVSKITRNTWHANQNQLERKEHLAFYYKISILKDVETSLKSFSVQKKSLRGEQDFPLSGNEVCIFKDKISKLSIEKVRSATYPDTEERTIGLELASDASKPEHLSFFERAAIQSVLTTLNKAMQTKIQEENQKAQLKTTKK; from the coding sequence ATGTTAAAAAATCTTTTCTCTTGTTTTTCCTGTACTTCCGCTCATGATCATCAACTTCCTCCCATTACTCCTGTCAATCCTTCAAGCAAGTCTCAAGTCATAGTCCTTGCCAAAGACAAGACTATAAGCAACCTTCAAATCTTACCAAATGAGCTGCTCCTTAGAATTTTCGAATTTTTAGCGACCCCCAAAGAGTTTGCAACAGTCAGCGTTACATGTAAAGACTGGTATCAAATCCTAGAGAAATCTTCTAAGGACTCTTCTTTGGAATCTGCTGTCTGTTTTTATTTGTACCAAACGCTTCCAAAGAACATTCTTTTACCCGATGTGAGCAAAATCACACGCAACACGTGGCACGCAAATCAAAATCAATTGGAGCGGAAAGAGCATCTCGCTTTTTACTACAAAATTAGCATTTTAAAGGATGTTGAAACATCTTTGAAAAGCTTCAGCGTTCAAAAAAAATCCTTACGCGGGGAGCAAGATTTCCCACTTTCAGGCAATGAAGTCTGCATCTTTAAAGATAAAATTTCTAAACTCTCTATTGAAAAAGTTCGATCTGCCACCTATCCAGACACAGAAGAAAGAACCATCGGACTCGAACTTGCCTCAGATGCATCAAAGCCTGAACACCTATCATTTTTTGAGCGCGCCGCCATTCAAAGCGTATTGACGACGCTTAACAAAGCCATGCAAACGAAAATTCAAGAAGAGAATCAAAAAGCACAGTTGAAGACCACAAAAAAATAA